One segment of Xanthomonas oryzae pv. oryzae DNA contains the following:
- the lptA gene encoding lipopolysaccharide transport periplasmic protein LptA yields MNRMLPAKLAFAALLLPALAMAKTSDRNQPMAIDSNANDCNMLDDSGKCRFSGNVVITQGTLEIHADTADIFQKNGQTDRVVLNGKQATLKQEMDDGAMMHGQADNIEYKVADDIIILTGNYKVDSPKGTNAGQRMVYNTKTGNMQSGGDGSRVRTIIQPKNAAPDAATPAPTPAAKPQRKK; encoded by the coding sequence ATGAACCGAATGCTGCCCGCTAAACTGGCGTTTGCCGCACTGCTGTTGCCTGCACTGGCAATGGCCAAGACCAGCGATCGCAATCAGCCGATGGCGATCGACTCCAACGCCAACGATTGCAACATGCTCGACGACAGCGGCAAGTGCCGTTTCAGCGGCAATGTGGTGATCACCCAGGGCACGCTGGAAATCCACGCCGACACCGCCGATATCTTCCAGAAGAACGGCCAGACCGATCGCGTGGTGCTCAACGGCAAGCAGGCCACGCTCAAGCAGGAGATGGACGACGGCGCGATGATGCACGGCCAGGCCGACAACATCGAATACAAGGTCGCCGATGACATCATCATCCTGACCGGCAATTACAAGGTCGATTCGCCCAAGGGCACCAACGCCGGCCAGCGCATGGTCTACAACACCAAGACCGGCAACATGCAAAGCGGCGGCGACGGCAGCCGCGTGCGCACCATTATCCAGCCGAAAAATGCGGCGCCTGACGCCGCAACGCCCGCCCCGACACCGGCTGCCAAGC
- the lptC gene encoding LPS export ABC transporter periplasmic protein LptC, with amino-acid sequence MNWNWRTTLGVTLFAAAVISGWSAWKQRARPAAAAVQQSGADYILRDFELIALNKQSGKESMTLRAPEMHRNRADQTADITTPVFLMPDNANLPWTLRSKTGWVNPDGTQLRLRGDVEGDSPTGGATPPTTFRTQSLDVFPQQNIAKTDAPVTMTRPGIMQSGVGFAADLKSRQYKLLSQVKTRYEPNAAR; translated from the coding sequence ATGAATTGGAATTGGCGCACCACCCTGGGCGTCACGCTGTTCGCCGCCGCCGTGATTTCCGGCTGGTCGGCATGGAAGCAGCGCGCCCGCCCTGCCGCTGCGGCCGTGCAGCAGTCCGGCGCCGATTACATCCTGCGCGACTTCGAGCTGATCGCCCTGAACAAGCAGAGCGGCAAGGAATCGATGACGCTGCGCGCGCCGGAAATGCATCGCAACCGTGCCGACCAGACCGCAGACATCACCACGCCGGTGTTTCTGATGCCCGACAACGCCAATCTGCCGTGGACCCTGCGCTCCAAGACGGGCTGGGTCAACCCGGACGGCACCCAGCTGCGTCTGCGCGGCGATGTTGAGGGCGACAGCCCGACCGGCGGCGCAACTCCGCCGACCACGTTCCGCACCCAGAGCCTGGACGTGTTCCCGCAACAGAACATCGCCAAGACCGACGCGCCAGTGACCATGACCCGCCCGGGTATCATGCAGAGCGGCGTCGGCTTTGCTGCCGACCTCAAATCACGCCAGTACAAGCTCCTTTCTCAGGTCAAGACCCGCTATGAACCGAATGCTGCCCGCTAA
- a CDS encoding KdsC family phosphatase, with the protein MPYSPLQHLPAELIERAARIRLACFDVDGTLTDGRLYYDHAGNESKAFNVLDGQGLKQLDQAGIHVALITARASLSAEKRGQDLGLHVQIGVKNKRMAVLALCQEHGLSLDQVLFMGDDLPDLPALLAVGLPVAPATAHPWIAERVQWNTRARGGEGAAREVCDVVLAAQGQVERIIEGFSA; encoded by the coding sequence ATGCCCTATTCCCCTTTGCAGCACCTTCCAGCCGAGCTGATCGAACGCGCCGCGCGCATCCGTCTGGCCTGTTTCGACGTCGACGGCACCCTGACCGACGGCCGCCTGTACTACGACCACGCCGGCAACGAGAGCAAGGCGTTCAACGTGCTCGACGGACAGGGCCTCAAGCAACTCGACCAGGCCGGCATCCATGTTGCGCTGATCACTGCGCGCGCCAGCCTGTCGGCGGAAAAGCGCGGCCAGGACCTGGGCCTGCACGTGCAGATCGGGGTGAAGAACAAGCGCATGGCGGTGCTGGCGCTGTGCCAGGAGCACGGATTGTCGCTGGACCAGGTGCTGTTCATGGGCGACGACCTCCCCGACCTGCCCGCCCTGCTCGCGGTCGGCCTGCCGGTGGCTCCGGCCACCGCACACCCGTGGATCGCCGAGCGCGTGCAGTGGAATACCCGTGCGCGCGGCGGCGAAGGTGCCGCGCGCGAGGTGTGCGATGTGGTGCTGGCCGCGCAAGGCCAGGTTGAGCGCATCATCGAAGGGTTTTCGGCATGA
- a CDS encoding KpsF/GutQ family sugar-phosphate isomerase: MAVSRLPSATVSDASLVASGQRVLEIEREALANVGARIGSEFAAACRLVLASRGRVVATGMGKSGHVARKIAATLASTGTPAFFVHPGEAGHGDLGMITEADIVLALSYSGESDEVRMLLPVLKRQGNPIIAMTGRTSSTLAQAADVHLDVSVSAEACPLHLAPTSSTTASLAMGDALAVALLDARGFTADDFARSHPAGSLGRRLLLHITDVMHAGDDLPRVREDASLSEALMEMSRKRLGMTAVVDNDERLIGLFTDGDLRRALDSDIDVRSAGIAQVMTRNPRTIGADQLAAEAARLMEDYKINGLIVVDAQQRAVGALNIHDLLRAKVV; encoded by the coding sequence ATGGCTGTCTCGCGCCTGCCTTCCGCCACCGTCAGCGACGCCAGTCTGGTTGCCAGCGGTCAGCGCGTGCTGGAGATCGAGCGCGAGGCGCTGGCCAACGTGGGCGCGCGCATCGGCAGCGAGTTCGCCGCGGCCTGCCGGCTGGTGCTGGCCTCGCGCGGGCGGGTGGTCGCCACCGGCATGGGCAAGTCCGGCCATGTGGCGCGCAAGATCGCTGCCACCCTCGCCTCCACCGGCACTCCGGCGTTCTTCGTGCACCCCGGCGAAGCCGGCCATGGCGACCTGGGCATGATCACCGAGGCCGACATCGTGCTGGCGCTGTCGTATTCGGGGGAATCGGACGAAGTGCGCATGCTGCTGCCGGTGCTCAAGCGCCAGGGCAACCCGATCATCGCCATGACCGGCCGCACCAGTTCCACCCTGGCCCAGGCCGCCGACGTGCACCTGGACGTCAGCGTCTCCGCCGAGGCCTGCCCGTTGCATCTGGCACCCACCTCCAGCACCACCGCCTCGCTGGCGATGGGCGATGCGCTGGCAGTCGCCTTGCTCGATGCGCGCGGCTTCACCGCCGACGACTTCGCGCGTTCGCATCCGGCCGGCAGCCTGGGCCGGCGCCTGCTGCTGCACATCACCGACGTGATGCATGCCGGCGACGACCTGCCGCGTGTGCGTGAAGACGCCAGCCTGAGCGAGGCGCTGATGGAAATGAGCCGCAAGCGGCTGGGCATGACCGCCGTGGTGGACAACGACGAGCGCCTGATCGGGCTGTTCACCGACGGCGACCTGCGCCGCGCACTGGACAGCGACATCGACGTGCGCAGCGCCGGCATCGCACAGGTGATGACGCGCAACCCGCGCACCATCGGCGCCGACCAGCTGGCCGCCGAGGCGGCGCGGCTGATGGAGGACTACAAGATCAACGGCCTGATCGTGGTCGATGCGCAGCAGCGCGCGGTGGGCGCATTGAACATTCACGACCTGTTGCGCGCCAAGGTGGTTTAA
- a CDS encoding BolA family protein, translating into MDAETIRKLIESGLPEARVDVHGDDGVHFEATVVSPAFVGKAPLARHRMVYATLGELMGGAIHALQLKTLTPEEG; encoded by the coding sequence GTGGACGCCGAAACCATCCGTAAACTCATCGAATCCGGCTTGCCCGAAGCCCGCGTCGACGTGCACGGTGATGACGGCGTGCACTTCGAGGCCACCGTGGTCAGCCCGGCATTCGTCGGCAAGGCACCGCTGGCGCGGCACCGCATGGTCTATGCGACCCTGGGCGAGCTGATGGGCGGGGCGATTCACGCGCTGCAGCTGAAGACCCTGACGCCTGAAGAAGGCTGA
- the murA gene encoding UDP-N-acetylglucosamine 1-carboxyvinyltransferase, whose protein sequence is MAKIVVTGGQALQGEVNISGAKNAVLPILCATLLADAPVQISNVPHLHDVITMVKLLSELGAEVTIDEGTLAKGRSILVDPRSVTHQIAPYELVKTMRASILVLGPLLARYGTAEVSLPGGCAIGSRPVDQHIKGLQALGAEISVENGYIKATSHGRLKGGRYVFDMVSVTGTENVLMAAVLAEGTTVLENAAMEPEVTDLADCMIALGAQIEGAGTPRIVVQGVQRLGGGHHAVLPDRIETGTFLVAAAMTGGSVTVRRARPETLDAMLDKLTEAGATITTTADSITLDMQGKRPRAVSLTTAPYPAFPTDMQAQFMALNCVADGVGVINETIFENRFMHVNELLRLGADIQVEGHTAIVRGAARLSGAPVMATDLRASASLILAGLVADGDTTIDRIYHLDRGYENIEEKLGALGATIQRTA, encoded by the coding sequence ATGGCAAAAATCGTAGTGACCGGCGGCCAAGCGCTGCAGGGCGAAGTCAATATTTCCGGTGCCAAGAACGCAGTGCTGCCGATCCTGTGCGCGACCCTGCTGGCCGACGCGCCGGTGCAGATCAGCAACGTGCCGCATCTGCACGACGTGATCACCATGGTGAAATTGCTCAGCGAGCTGGGTGCCGAAGTCACCATCGACGAAGGCACGCTGGCCAAGGGCCGTTCGATCCTGGTCGACCCGCGCTCGGTCACGCATCAGATCGCGCCGTACGAGCTGGTCAAGACCATGCGCGCCTCGATCCTGGTGCTGGGCCCGCTGCTGGCGCGCTACGGCACCGCTGAAGTGTCGCTGCCCGGCGGCTGCGCGATCGGCTCGCGCCCGGTGGATCAGCACATCAAGGGCCTGCAGGCGCTGGGTGCCGAGATCAGCGTGGAGAACGGCTACATCAAGGCCACCAGCCACGGGCGCCTGAAGGGCGGCCGCTACGTGTTCGACATGGTCAGCGTCACCGGCACCGAGAACGTGCTGATGGCCGCGGTGCTGGCCGAGGGCACCACGGTGCTGGAAAACGCGGCGATGGAGCCGGAAGTCACCGACCTGGCCGACTGCATGATCGCACTTGGCGCGCAGATCGAAGGTGCCGGAACCCCGCGCATCGTGGTGCAGGGCGTGCAGCGTCTGGGCGGCGGGCACCATGCGGTGCTGCCGGATCGCATCGAAACCGGCACCTTCCTGGTCGCTGCGGCGATGACCGGCGGCAGCGTCACCGTGCGCCGCGCCCGCCCGGAAACCCTGGATGCAATGCTGGACAAGCTCACCGAAGCCGGCGCCACCATCACCACCACCGCCGACAGCATCACGCTGGACATGCAGGGCAAGCGCCCGCGCGCAGTCAGCCTGACCACCGCGCCGTACCCGGCGTTTCCCACCGATATGCAGGCGCAATTCATGGCGCTCAACTGCGTGGCAGACGGCGTGGGCGTGATCAACGAAACCATCTTCGAAAACCGCTTCATGCACGTCAACGAGCTGCTGCGCCTGGGCGCGGACATCCAGGTCGAAGGCCACACTGCCATCGTGCGTGGTGCCGCACGCCTGAGCGGCGCGCCGGTGATGGCCACCGACCTGCGCGCATCGGCGTCGCTGATCCTGGCTGGCCTGGTGGCCGATGGCGACACCACCATCGACCGCATCTACCACCTGGACCGTGGTTACGAAAACATCGAGGAGAAGCTGGGGGCGCTGGGCGCGACCATCCAGCGCACCGCATGA
- a CDS encoding DUF3108 domain-containing protein codes for MNLFSRTSAVIAAAALAMSSLPAFAMQPFQADYSANYMGMQANGTMTLAAAGANQWRYTLTIQNQLANLTQSTVFEEANGQLRPVSSNDTSSMMVKRRNVTASYDWKTSQATWGGDIKPDRRGPVKLQPGDMDALLINLAITRDLATGKPLNYRMVDEGRVKPMSYKVVGKETITVNGKQEQATKVSREDGDKELIAWVVKDLPVPARLLQKEKGQDALDLTIKALR; via the coding sequence ATGAACCTCTTCTCCCGTACCAGCGCCGTGATCGCCGCCGCCGCACTGGCGATGTCCAGCCTGCCCGCGTTCGCCATGCAGCCCTTCCAGGCCGACTATTCGGCCAACTACATGGGCATGCAGGCAAACGGCACCATGACGCTGGCTGCTGCCGGCGCCAATCAGTGGCGCTATACGCTCACCATCCAGAACCAGCTGGCCAACTTGACCCAGAGCACGGTATTCGAAGAAGCCAACGGCCAACTGCGCCCGGTGAGCAGCAACGACACCTCCTCGATGATGGTCAAGCGCCGTAACGTCACTGCCAGCTACGACTGGAAGACCAGTCAGGCGACCTGGGGCGGCGACATCAAGCCGGACCGCCGCGGCCCGGTGAAACTGCAGCCCGGCGACATGGATGCGCTGCTGATCAACCTGGCGATCACGCGCGATCTGGCCACCGGCAAGCCACTCAACTACCGCATGGTGGACGAAGGCCGCGTCAAGCCGATGAGCTACAAGGTGGTCGGCAAGGAAACCATCACCGTCAACGGCAAACAGGAGCAAGCCACCAAGGTTTCGCGCGAGGACGGCGACAAGGAATTGATCGCGTGGGTGGTCAAGGATCTGCCGGTGCCGGCACGCCTGCTGCAGAAGGAAAAGGGCCAGGACGCGCTGGACCTGACCATCAAGGCGCTGCGTTGA
- a CDS encoding DUF3108 domain-containing protein: MNVIPIAAALLTVALLTQAGNGRAQQVPAARVPATPAPVAAPAAAPASATALPASTWTPPPLEPFVATYQAFYRGKEAGDATMQVSHGDGSQWRIDMSVRGRKGFASILGLNLEQSTVFRVDGDTYVPLSQSTVRKAMFFGKKVTGVYNWQAGTAQWNGDLKEDRQQPIPLQHGDQSALSLNLSLMRDAQPGRNLSYRYVDVGKVRKYDYRAADATEVVQVGDLSYDALRVYRVNSGDNETILWIANGVPTPVRILQRDKGEDQIDLRLVEYQGA; this comes from the coding sequence ATGAACGTCATCCCGATCGCCGCCGCGCTGTTGACCGTCGCCCTCCTCACCCAGGCCGGCAATGGCCGTGCGCAACAAGTGCCCGCTGCGCGTGTCCCGGCGACGCCCGCTCCGGTTGCGGCTCCGGCCGCTGCACCAGCATCGGCAACCGCCCTGCCCGCCAGCACCTGGACACCGCCGCCGCTGGAGCCGTTCGTGGCGACCTACCAGGCGTTCTACCGCGGCAAGGAGGCCGGCGATGCCACCATGCAGGTCAGCCACGGCGACGGTAGCCAGTGGCGCATCGACATGTCGGTGCGTGGCCGCAAGGGCTTCGCCAGCATTTTGGGCCTGAACCTGGAGCAGAGCACGGTGTTCCGCGTCGATGGAGACACGTATGTGCCGCTGAGCCAGAGCACGGTGCGCAAGGCGATGTTCTTCGGCAAGAAGGTCACCGGCGTCTACAACTGGCAAGCCGGCACCGCGCAGTGGAACGGGGACCTGAAGGAAGATCGCCAGCAGCCGATCCCCTTGCAGCACGGCGACCAAAGCGCGCTGTCGCTGAACCTGTCGCTGATGCGCGATGCGCAACCCGGGCGCAACCTCAGCTATCGCTATGTCGATGTGGGCAAGGTGCGCAAATACGACTACCGCGCTGCCGATGCTACCGAGGTGGTGCAGGTGGGCGATCTGAGCTACGACGCCCTGCGCGTGTATCGCGTCAACAGCGGCGACAACGAAACCATCCTCTGGATTGCGAACGGAGTTCCGACGCCGGTGCGCATCCTGCAACGTGACAAAGGTGAAGATCAGATCGATCTGCGCCTGGTCGAATACCAAGGAGCCTAA
- the purN gene encoding phosphoribosylglycinamide formyltransferase has product MHAPEARLRLAVLASGRGSNLQAIVDAIASGRLRAEVVGVFSDRPQAPALQKVEQRRRWSASPRDFANRAAFDAALGDAIAATQPDWVICAGYMRILGEPLVRRFAGRMLNIHPSLLPKYRGLHTHARALEAGDAEHGASVHLVVPELDAGTVIAQARVPVLPGDNAEQLAARVLAREHPLLLATLQLLASGRVAVQGDTVHIDGQCLFTPLRLESADIAFA; this is encoded by the coding sequence ATGCACGCACCTGAGGCCCGCCTGCGCCTGGCCGTGCTGGCCTCCGGGCGCGGTAGCAATCTGCAGGCCATCGTCGATGCGATCGCCAGTGGGCGCCTGCGTGCCGAGGTGGTCGGAGTGTTTTCCGATCGCCCGCAGGCGCCAGCGTTGCAGAAGGTCGAGCAGAGGCGTCGCTGGAGCGCCAGCCCGCGCGATTTCGCCAACCGCGCTGCGTTCGACGCCGCACTCGGCGATGCGATCGCTGCGACGCAACCGGACTGGGTGATCTGCGCCGGCTATATGCGCATCCTGGGTGAGCCGCTGGTGCGCCGCTTTGCCGGGCGCATGCTCAACATCCATCCGTCGCTGCTACCCAAATACCGCGGCCTGCACACGCATGCACGCGCACTGGAGGCCGGCGATGCAGAGCATGGCGCCAGCGTGCACCTGGTGGTGCCGGAGCTGGATGCCGGCACGGTGATCGCGCAGGCGCGCGTCCCGGTGCTGCCCGGCGACAACGCCGAGCAACTGGCCGCGCGCGTACTGGCCCGTGAGCACCCGCTCCTACTGGCCACACTGCAACTGCTCGCCAGTGGTCGCGTCGCGGTGCAGGGCGATACCGTGCATATCGACGGTCAGTGCCTGTTTACGCCATTACGACTAGAGTCCGCAGACATCGCATTCGCCTGA
- a CDS encoding DUF2238 domain-containing protein: MRRTKLAALAVTSALFVATWIAPLWPAEQALHSSLTVLGLIALVWADRRRPLNNGAFVSICVFIGMHCIGARWLYSNVPYEQWSQQLLHWSPSATFGWTRNHFDRLIHLLFGLCLTPAIAQLMVRLWPKLTLGQTFCLTVMSIMCVSLVYEWFEWGIALLLSPQAAEAYNGQQGDPWDAHTDMLLATLGSLAAYPVVRTLFNART, from the coding sequence ATGCGCCGCACGAAACTGGCTGCGTTGGCCGTCACCAGCGCGTTATTTGTGGCGACCTGGATCGCCCCGCTGTGGCCGGCCGAGCAGGCCTTGCATAGCTCGCTGACAGTGCTTGGGCTGATCGCGCTAGTGTGGGCCGACCGCCGCCGACCGTTGAACAATGGCGCGTTCGTAAGCATCTGCGTGTTCATCGGCATGCACTGCATCGGCGCGCGCTGGCTGTATTCCAACGTGCCTTACGAGCAATGGAGCCAGCAGCTCTTGCACTGGTCGCCCAGCGCCACCTTCGGCTGGACACGCAATCATTTCGACAGGCTGATCCATCTGCTGTTCGGGCTGTGCTTGACGCCGGCCATTGCGCAGCTGATGGTGCGGCTGTGGCCCAAATTGACGCTAGGGCAGACGTTCTGCCTCACTGTGATGAGCATCATGTGCGTCAGCCTGGTCTACGAATGGTTCGAATGGGGCATCGCCTTGCTGCTGTCGCCGCAGGCCGCGGAGGCCTACAACGGACAACAAGGTGACCCGTGGGATGCGCACACCGACATGCTGCTGGCCACCCTTGGCAGCCTGGCTGCCTACCCCGTTGTGAGGACGTTATTCAATGCACGCACCTGA
- the purM gene encoding phosphoribosylformylglycinamidine cyclo-ligase, with product MLPEWDASANVAAKIAAFTAEPSPPVTSPTPSSPLPMTYRDAGVDIDAGNALVERIKPLVKRSFRPEVMGGLGGFGALFDLSGKYKEPVLVSGTDGVGTKLKLAQQLGRHDTIGIDLVGMCVNDVLVQGAEPLFFLDYFATGKLDVDTAAAVVGGIARGCALSGCALIGGETAEMPDMYPPGEYDLAGFTVGAVEKSQLLDGAQVRDGDVLIGIASSGPHSNGYSLIRKIYERAGAPAEHVLDDGTKLIDALMAPTALYVKPVLALLKSHGQAIHAMAHITGGGLTENIIRVIPDGLGLDIDASAWTLPPVFAWLQREGAVADAEMWRTFNCGIGFVLIAAPAEAAALEQALDAQSLAHWRIGQVVPAHGDERVRID from the coding sequence TTGTTGCCCGAATGGGACGCCAGCGCCAACGTGGCTGCTAAAATCGCCGCCTTTACAGCCGAGCCCTCCCCGCCCGTGACCAGCCCAACGCCCTCCAGTCCCTTGCCCATGACCTACCGCGACGCGGGTGTCGACATCGACGCCGGCAATGCCTTGGTCGAACGCATCAAGCCGCTGGTCAAGCGCAGCTTCCGGCCGGAGGTGATGGGTGGCCTGGGCGGCTTCGGCGCGTTGTTCGACCTGTCGGGCAAGTACAAGGAGCCGGTGCTGGTCTCCGGCACCGACGGCGTGGGCACCAAGCTCAAGCTGGCCCAGCAGCTCGGGCGGCACGACACCATCGGCATCGATCTGGTCGGCATGTGCGTGAACGACGTGCTGGTGCAGGGCGCCGAGCCGTTGTTCTTTCTGGACTATTTCGCCACCGGCAAGCTGGACGTGGACACCGCTGCGGCGGTGGTCGGCGGCATCGCGCGCGGCTGCGCGCTGTCCGGCTGCGCGCTGATTGGAGGCGAAACCGCTGAAATGCCCGACATGTACCCGCCGGGCGAATACGACCTGGCCGGCTTCACCGTCGGCGCAGTCGAGAAGTCGCAGTTGCTGGATGGCGCGCAGGTGCGCGACGGCGACGTGCTGATCGGCATCGCTTCGTCGGGCCCGCATTCCAATGGCTATTCGTTGATACGCAAGATCTATGAGCGTGCCGGTGCGCCGGCCGAGCATGTGCTGGACGACGGCACCAAATTGATCGATGCGTTGATGGCGCCGACCGCGCTGTACGTCAAGCCGGTGCTGGCGCTGCTGAAGTCGCACGGCCAAGCGATCCATGCCATGGCGCATATCACCGGTGGTGGCCTTACCGAAAACATCATTCGCGTGATTCCCGACGGGCTGGGCCTGGACATCGACGCCAGCGCCTGGACGCTGCCGCCGGTATTCGCCTGGTTGCAGCGCGAAGGTGCGGTGGCCGATGCCGAAATGTGGCGCACCTTCAATTGCGGGATCGGCTTCGTGCTGATCGCCGCGCCCGCGGAAGCGGCTGCGCTGGAACAGGCGCTGGATGCGCAGTCGCTGGCGCATTGGCGCATTGGTCAGGTGGTGCCGGCACACGGCGACGAGCGCGTGCGCATCGACTGA
- a CDS encoding DUF2066 domain-containing protein, with protein MEPSMRRSLAFFLALVVAMPVAPAFAQADLRTEGDVAKAQSAYDAEVSVNSQSDSDRPGALARALGAVLGKVSGDRGVMSRPGVPQALRNATNYVEHYDYRQDQGTSRTGAPTFRTTLVARFRQSDVDDLIAALGVPVWPLPRPKPVLWLAIDDGSGPRLVGVAQANAARSVLDRAIERGYRLGLPSGAAAEQALAGAIWRKDTAAVARASAKYSPPMQLIGKLYRNAAGWTADWVFVDNGNVLSSWTSSDGDARRAMAAGADGAADALVKRYAKRVDSGVPGVYRVVITGISSADDYLRVSAALQGVSVLRSIRPVSANGDRMELDLELLTGISGLNRMLGDDSPLVSVSVPTEGPIILENEHAEYRLK; from the coding sequence ATGGAACCGTCGATGCGCCGCAGTCTCGCTTTCTTTCTCGCTCTCGTGGTCGCCATGCCCGTTGCTCCGGCCTTTGCGCAGGCGGATCTGCGCACCGAAGGCGACGTTGCCAAGGCGCAAAGTGCCTACGATGCCGAAGTGTCGGTCAACAGCCAGAGCGACTCCGATCGCCCCGGCGCCCTGGCGCGCGCGCTGGGCGCGGTGCTGGGCAAGGTCTCCGGCGACCGCGGCGTGATGAGCCGCCCCGGCGTGCCGCAGGCGCTGCGCAATGCGACCAACTACGTCGAACACTATGACTACCGGCAGGATCAGGGGACCTCGCGCACCGGCGCGCCGACCTTCCGCACCACCCTGGTGGCGCGCTTTCGGCAATCGGACGTGGATGACTTGATCGCTGCGCTGGGCGTGCCGGTGTGGCCGTTGCCGCGTCCCAAGCCGGTGCTGTGGCTGGCCATCGATGACGGCAGCGGCCCGCGTCTGGTCGGGGTGGCCCAGGCCAATGCGGCGCGTAGCGTGCTGGACCGCGCCATCGAGCGCGGCTACCGGCTCGGTCTGCCGAGCGGCGCAGCTGCCGAGCAGGCGCTGGCCGGCGCAATCTGGCGCAAGGACACCGCTGCGGTGGCGCGCGCCTCGGCCAAATACAGCCCGCCGATGCAGTTGATCGGCAAGCTCTACCGCAACGCTGCCGGCTGGACGGCCGACTGGGTGTTCGTGGACAACGGCAATGTGTTGTCCAGCTGGACCAGCAGCGACGGCGATGCGCGCCGCGCGATGGCTGCCGGTGCCGACGGCGCTGCCGATGCACTGGTCAAGCGCTACGCCAAGCGGGTGGATTCGGGTGTGCCCGGCGTCTACCGCGTGGTGATCACCGGCATCAGCAGCGCCGACGATTACCTGCGCGTGTCGGCCGCGTTGCAGGGCGTGTCGGTGCTACGCAGCATCCGTCCGGTCAGCGCCAATGGCGATCGCATGGAGTTGGATCTGGAACTTCTCACGGGCATTTCCGGCCTCAACCGTATGCTCGGCGACGACAGCCCGCTGGTTTCGGTCTCGGTACCGACCGAGGGCCCTATCATTCTCGAAAACGAGCACGCCGAGTACCGCCTGAAATGA
- a CDS encoding AI-2E family transporter — translation MTLTPEAEIALFLRRLKWAAVIVGVLWVISLLAPILTPFVLALLLAWLGDPLVDRIERAGRSRNAAVMLVFVLATLLFVLALMILVPMIERQIMTLIEALPQMRNWAIGTAIPWLEAKTGMQLMAWLDPERLIDWIRSHWEQAGGVAKTLFGYVSRSGFAMVNWVINLALLPILAFYFLRDWDRLVERGAAVVPRAYIGTVSRLARESNDVLGGFIRGQFLVMLALGAIYATGMSIIGLNLGLLIGIIAGLISFIPYLGATTGIVLALLAAIVQAQGLDLKLLIGVGVVFTVGQLLESYVLTPRIVGDKIGLHPVAVIFAVMAGGQLFGFLGMLLALPVAAVANVLLRYAHEQYTGSDFYAGERAGIVLQSTTERSVIIDPGKDADRL, via the coding sequence ATGACGTTGACTCCCGAAGCCGAAATTGCCCTGTTCCTGCGTCGCCTCAAATGGGCGGCGGTGATTGTCGGTGTGTTGTGGGTGATCTCGCTGCTGGCGCCGATCCTGACCCCATTCGTGCTGGCGCTGTTGCTGGCATGGCTGGGCGATCCGCTGGTGGATCGCATCGAACGTGCAGGGCGCTCGCGCAATGCCGCGGTGATGCTGGTCTTCGTGCTGGCCACGCTGCTATTCGTGCTGGCGTTGATGATTCTGGTGCCGATGATTGAACGTCAGATCATGACCTTGATCGAGGCGCTGCCGCAGATGCGCAACTGGGCGATCGGCACGGCCATCCCGTGGCTGGAAGCCAAGACCGGCATGCAACTGATGGCCTGGCTGGATCCGGAGCGCTTGATCGATTGGATCCGCAGCCACTGGGAACAGGCCGGTGGCGTCGCCAAGACCCTCTTCGGCTACGTATCGCGCTCGGGCTTTGCGATGGTGAACTGGGTGATCAACCTGGCGCTGCTGCCGATCCTGGCGTTCTATTTCCTGCGCGACTGGGACCGCCTGGTCGAACGTGGGGCGGCCGTCGTCCCGCGTGCCTACATCGGCACCGTGAGCCGGTTGGCGCGGGAATCCAACGATGTGCTCGGTGGCTTCATCCGCGGCCAGTTCTTAGTGATGCTGGCGCTGGGTGCGATCTACGCCACCGGTATGTCCATCATCGGGCTCAATCTGGGTTTGTTGATCGGCATCATTGCCGGCCTCATCAGCTTCATCCCATACCTGGGCGCAACCACCGGCATCGTGCTCGCGTTGCTGGCGGCCATCGTGCAGGCGCAGGGGCTGGATCTAAAGTTGCTGATCGGCGTGGGCGTGGTGTTCACCGTCGGCCAGTTGCTGGAGAGCTATGTGCTCACCCCGCGCATCGTGGGCGACAAGATCGGTTTGCACCCGGTTGCGGTGATCTTTGCGGTGATGGCCGGCGGCCAGTTGTTCGGTTTCCTCGGCATGTTGCTGGCATTGCCGGTTGCGGCGGTGGCCAATGTGTTGCTGCGCTATGCGCATGAGCAATACACCGGCAGCGATTTCTATGCGGGCGAGCGCGCCGGCATTGTGCTGCAGTCCACGACCGAGCGCAGCGTGATCATCGACCCCGGCAAGGATGCGGATCGGTTGTGA